GGCCTCGGGGGCGGCGGGGGCTTCGGGGCTCACGGGCTTGAATTCAAGCTTCTGCTTGTTCACCAGTTCCAGCACTTCGTTGGTCACGTCGCTCTTGGAATCGTAAGCTGCGGCAGCTTCGGTGCTGATGATGACGGTGTAGCCCTTTTCGGTGCGATAGGTGTTGATGACGCGCTGAATGGTGTCATACAACAGATTGACAACGTTCTGCTGTTCCACCTGCATGCGCTGCTGGGCAGACATGTAGACAGCCTGAAGTTCTTTCTGGGCTTCGGCGTCCTTGGGGTTGGCTTCCAGGCGCTGCTGGATGTCGTTGAGCTTGGTCTGCATGTCGCCCTGAAGGCTTTCAAGGAACTTAACACCGGCCTTGCCCAGCTCGCTGTCGCGCATAACGCGCGCCATATCCACTACCGCCACCTTGGGCTGTGCGTTGTTGTCGGCCTGTTGGCAGGCAAAAAGCATGAAGCTCAACAGCAGAGCCAGCGGCATAATAAAACGAATTTGCATGGTTGTGACCACTCCTCTCAAAATATGGCCGGGCAAATGTTTGGGGGGCTCGGCGTTGATGAACATGTACTTTGTTTTTATAGGCACTACAACCATTTTTCGCGCAGATTACCTCATCAGAGGCCCATATTTCGGCCTTGCCGCAGCGTCGGGGTGCGGTCAGCGCAGCGAGGCGTACTGAACCTTCATGCGCTGCACCCGCGCAAGGTAATAACGCGTTTCACGTGCGGGCAGACGCGTGGCAAGGTCGCGGTACAATTCTTCGGCAGTCATGGCATTGATGTTGTCTGTGGCTTCTTCCATGTTTTTGCCATAAAGCCGCAAAAAACCGTTTGGCCCCATGTTGTATGCCGCGATGATACAGTACTCGCGCGAAAGGGGGTTGTGCACACCAGCAAAATAGCGCGTGTACAAAATATGCAGGTAGGTTGTGCCGTAGCGGATATTGGTTTCCGGCACGCGCAGTTCCTCAAAGCCAACGTTGCCCGTATGGCCGTAAAGATAACGGTTTACCTCGTCGTTGGCGGTGTCGGGCACCACCTGCATGAGGCCCATGGCAGACTTGTTGCTTACCAGGGTGGGCGAAAAGTCGCTTTCGCTGTGGATAATGGCGTACAAAAGCTCGGTGCTTATGTTGTAGCGGCGGGCAAAGCTTTCCACCAGTCCCTGATAGCGGCGGGCCCTGGCGTGCAGCTTTTCTATGTCGTTATCGTCGATATCAAGCACGTAACCGTCGGGCAAGGCACCGTGGCGCAACACTTCAATGGCGGCCCTGCGCACAACCTTGGGCGAATAGCCCGCCATCATGGCCCTGGGGTTCATCCAGCGCAGGGGGCGGCCCGTCGCGTCGAGGGCATCGCCATAGTCGCGGGGCTGATTGCTTACCAACAGAGGGGCAGATGCGCCATCCAGCGCCAGCAGCGGGGCAAAGTCGCCCTGCGCGTCGCCCATAAAGGTGATGGCTGGCGCACCAGTATCAAGACTGACGCCACCCGCCCCAAAAATTACGACAGGCCTGACTCCATATTTCGTACCAGCCTGCGCAGATGCCAGGCCCGATTCCCGATCTGAAACCTGACCAGATTGACCAGATGTGCGCCCTCCGCGCCCGGCTTCACTGGCAGCGTCCACGGCCATGCGCACGGCCCAAAGGCGTGCTCCATCCCCCTGCGCCACAATGGGCACGGGCATGTCCTCCGGACGCAGGCGGGCCACCACCCCGCT
The sequence above is drawn from the Desulfovibrio sp. genome and encodes:
- a CDS encoding transglycosylase SLT domain-containing protein — translated: MKRRNTLLLISLGLAAALLVLGLLAGFVPQSEGPELRRRASGVVARLRPEDMPVPIVAQGDGARLWAVRMAVDAASEAGRGGRTSGQSGQVSDRESGLASAQAGTKYGVRPVVIFGAGGVSLDTGAPAITFMGDAQGDFAPLLALDGASAPLLVSNQPRDYGDALDATGRPLRWMNPRAMMAGYSPKVVRRAAIEVLRHGALPDGYVLDIDDNDIEKLHARARRYQGLVESFARRYNISTELLYAIIHSESDFSPTLVSNKSAMGLMQVVPDTANDEVNRYLYGHTGNVGFEELRVPETNIRYGTTYLHILYTRYFAGVHNPLSREYCIIAAYNMGPNGFLRLYGKNMEEATDNINAMTAEELYRDLATRLPARETRYYLARVQRMKVQYASLR
- a CDS encoding OmpH family outer membrane protein, encoding MQIRFIMPLALLLSFMLFACQQADNNAQPKVAVVDMARVMRDSELGKAGVKFLESLQGDMQTKLNDIQQRLEANPKDAEAQKELQAVYMSAQQRMQVEQQNVVNLLYDTIQRVINTYRTEKGYTVIISTEAAAAYDSKSDVTNEVLELVNKQKLEFKPVSPEAPAAPEA